The stretch of DNA ctggaccagccctgccaatgggggaccgcagccgttcccacctaagccccgctcatcataccgagcaatAACCCTGTTCTGTTagtgtgcacatcctctcccatggcgggttccacacaagacgaaactagggcatgaagccactcccgctagtgactccactcagccgaggacgcacctcgagaactagAGACAACAAACACAATCAGCTGTACCACAAAAACGACAACGAAACAACACAATACCAACCAACTATCACAATCAGTCCACTACACCGACACTACAGGAATCaaatcacatcaaaagacactctagacattCAACAGTActaagtaggcgaacctaccttttgCGCACCGTAGCGACTCCACTTCCGATCACAAGATGTCAAACAACCACGCAACACACCTATAAAAATAGTACAATCATCCATCACAACCACTATAACCCTAACTAAAACCAACAAcgataatgatgatgacgatgacatacttACGCATAGCATTCCGGCGTCAAGACCACTACCCGACACAAGCAACCCATCCCACGGAACAAGCATCcttaaaggctcccatggaagaggctatggtgaagggaagaaggagagacgacatttaggtttatggaagagaggcggaaatgatttgcggtttctcaaaacacgatatataaatcctcgctgtaaagacgttactcgatcgagtaactattttactcgatcgagtggcacctactcgatcgagtagcctcgactagatcgagtaccacacccAAAACGTACCAAGTCACAAGACAAAGCTCATAAGGTTTCCCCAAAAGTCAAGACACgtcactaaggtcggtcaacaggtccttaaaaggacgggtattataaAAACCTCAACTATAAAGTACGATACAACTgttggttcgtcggttttgttactcgtcgtcaaaagttaccttgaccaaaacaatatttataacttcacaaactactctactcttagtaaagaggtaagtaaagatcGGATCCTAAAGGGaagggtattgatgtaggattttcattTACAATTGGTTATGTCTAAGGGTAtcaaaatttgggttgagataggagatcaactaaacaaatcaacaatgtaaataaagtaatgaaaacaaggtTACTAACACTGAGGTGGTTCTTTTGGAGGAGGAGCCTCCTGATCCAAATCCATGAAAGTTTCTTCATGGAACATTAGAGGGTTTAATGACAAAATAAAGCAGCAGGAGGTTAGGGGATATCTTAGGGATAATAAAGTTAAGGTCATGGGTTTGCTAGAAACGAGGGTTAAACTAAATAATTTTGCTGCTATTAGTAGGCTTTTCCCTTCTTATTTGGTTATGAATAATTACTCCCACCATTACAATGGTAGGATTTGGGTGTTTTTAGATATTAAAAGAGTCACTTTGGTTTCTTCTTATGTCCATGATCAACTCATTCATTTAGAGCTTCAACATAATGCTTCAAATAAGACAATTCATGTTTCTTTTGTTTATGGTAGCAATGATGCTGATCATAGAGAAAGATTATGGGTGGAATTAAAAGGAGTTGCTTATAAGGTTACCAATTGGATTCTTATGGGTGATTGGAGTATTGTGAGAAGTATGGAGGAGAGGATTGGTCCTAATCCACCATCTGTTAGAGATATGCTGGCTTTTAATCAATGTATTTTGGATTGCCAGTTAGAAGATCTTCATAGTTTGGGTTGTGAATATACTTCGACTAATAAACAGGATGATGTTACTAGTGTTTGGTTAAGATTGGATAGAGTGCTCTCTAACCCCTTATGGTTGATTTATTTTCCTACTACTCAGGTTCATGTATTGTCAGCGCGGGTCTCTGATCACTCCCCTCTCTTGGTCACTGTTACTGATGTTCCCTCCCTAAGGAAGAGATTGAGTTACTTGAATTGCTGGGAAGCTCATGAGGAGTATGGGATCAGGGTGAGGGAGGCTTGGGATACTCCTGTTAGTGGGAATGCTATGTATAGCTTGTTCTATAATTTAAAACATGTTAGGCAAAAGCTTATTGTGTTACATAAGCATTCTTATTCTGGAATTTCTGAGAAAGTCAGGGAAGCTCAACAACACCTGCATGATTGTCAATCCTGTCTCCAGGGTAATCCTTTGGATCCTAACTTAATTATTAAGGTGAGGGATTTATTACATGATTATTTGGTTCTTAAGAAAGCTGAACATAGCTCTCTACTCCAAAGAGCCAAGGTTCAGAGTATAAAATTCAATGATGCCCCTATTAGTTATTACTTTTCTCGAATTGCTTCAAGGAAGCACCAAGGTATTATTGGGAAGCTGAAGGATAGACAAGGGATGGACAGGGATGGGGTGTCTGCTGTCAATCAGGCCTTTGTTGATTACTACCAGTGGTTATTAGGGAAGCATAGTCCTGTGGACACTTCTCTCATGGATTCATTGAAAGGGCCTAGGTTTCCTAACTCTGGCTGTGAGGAGATCTGCAAGGAGATTGATGAAAGAGAAATCAA from Silene latifolia isolate original U9 population chromosome 10, ASM4854445v1, whole genome shotgun sequence encodes:
- the LOC141607795 gene encoding uncharacterized protein LOC141607795, with the protein product MKVSSWNIRGFNDKIKQQEVRGYLRDNKVKVMGLLETRVKLNNFAAISRLFPSYLVMNNYSHHYNGRIWVFLDIKRVTLVSSYVHDQLIHLELQHNASNKTIHVSFVYGSNDADHRERLWVELKGVAYKVTNWILMGDWSIVRSMEERIGPNPPSVRDMLAFNQCILDCQLEDLHSLGCEYTSTNKQDDVTSVWLRLDRVLSNPLWLIYFPTTQVHVLSARVSDHSPLLVTVTDVPSLRKRLSYLNCWEAHEEYGIRVREAWDTPVSGNAMYSLFYNLKHVRQKLIVLHKHSYSGISEKVREAQQHLHDCQSCLQGNPLDPNLIIKVRDLLHDYLVLKKAEHSSLLQRAKVQSIKFNDAPISYYFSRIASRKHQGIIGKLKDRQGMDRDGVSAVNQAFVDYYQWLLGKHSPVDTSLMDSLKGPRFPNSGCEEICKEIDEREIKIALFSIAPNKSPGQDVFSAPFFKTNWDIIKFLQGC